The Rosa chinensis cultivar Old Blush chromosome 7, RchiOBHm-V2, whole genome shotgun sequence DNA segment attcccaaATCCTCTCGACACGACCTAAAAAATCGACCCGACCCAAATACAAACCAGGTGGTTTTTGCCGCTGTCCGATCACCCCAAACCGCCAGACCTATCCTATTTGTTGTGCCTCCTCACGTGGGCCATGTATCTGGTCTTGGTTTCCTCTGATCACCGTCGACTAAAGAAAATCGAAGAAAAAAAGGTACTACAGACCTATATTACTGACCCGGTTCAATCACCGGATTTCGGCCACCTCAGCCGGCGAAACTTATTGGGTTTTGTAGAGCATCAGATGCTCATCAAACCCTCTAAATTATGCAACTCGATTAGATCGAAGTGAGGAGATTCAATAGAGTGAAAAAATATGGATTCCCAAAGCTTTGCAGGTAAATTTCGGCCCCCCTCATTTGAAATCtgactttgttgtagttatgaaagatgTTGGGATTGTTGTTGTGAATCTTTTGGCACCGTGTTGTGTAATGACTTGGATTTtcgtattaatttttttttttttttgtgaaattaaTAATTGTCCAAGTTAGTACAAATTATGGTTTCGATGCCttgttcttttatttaattgagAGATAGAAATTATTTTGGTTCTCTCGGAATGCTTCGATTCAAGGGTTGGCTTTTTATACGTTACGATTCTGTAAAAACTTCCTTAACAGAAATCGTAGAGCGAGTTGATACGAATTCGTGGACATGcagaacgcaaaaatcggagttcgtatgaagaagttatggctaacggaaaaagtttccatttttggataaatagaaaaatttcagaaaaatcacaaaaaccgtaggtttccaaatttggaaaccCCGAgctcacttttctctcccaatGTCGGAAATCGCCGTTTTCAGTTTTTCGACCATAACTGGGCCGTCCGGCCACCGTTGGCCGCTCCATTGGTCCCATTTGACTCGtctctcttccttcttcaaGTCTGTGGTAGCTTTGTGGCTCGATCTTGGCTGTAGAAGGCGCAACAAGGAGGAGAATTTTGGTGGCGGCGTTGCTTCGGGATCACCATCGGAACTCACGATTCTGGCCACCTTCGGCGCcaattcttgagggcttttcaAGCCCAGGAGATGTACATCCTCCCCTCCAAGTGGCTTGAAGTGTGAGGTCGAATTGAGGATTtgaaattttagggtttcatcgtgttcttgaatttttgaggtaaattccggccaaatggctttgattttgactttgtgctagttgtgaaagttgttgtacatgttgagatgaacattttggcataggtttcATGAACCAATTTGGTGGTTGCCGGAGGCGTGTGGAGCCCACGCTCAGCTATTGTTGGCGGCACGTCCAGCcagtttttttggttttgttttcattgttgtcatgtactcgtcgatacgagcatgtTGATATATCATGGGGTCATGTTGTGACCTTTTGAAGCATGCTAGATTTAATGTAGTTTCGGTTTTATTGGtttgcgatccgtgaggatcctaCCTTTGGATCGTCTTATAATTTTGCGAAATTGATCCtagaagtgttccgaagacCTTGGAAGGTCTCGGAGAAAATTTTGTCTCGATTGACGAAATCtttgattttttgttcaaatgctCAGTTCGAACTATAACCGTTTTCGTTTTAAATCGTGTGCTAAGTTGAGTACCTTATttacttaggtgattgacagAGTGTATTCTGTACTTTATCTCGActgtaagagaagacgcagtgagatttagaggtgagtaaatctcacgtggttcatttatgaacataGTTACTTTATTGTTCGGTTTAATCGCTAAATTGTGAAAttattttatgaaaataaatatttgttttaaattatataaactttatcgactacggttcataagtaagtaaaatgagatttgaatatctcttaatatatatatatatatatatatatatatattatccgAATATTCGTTTTTATCTTTTAGTGTTTACGAGACATGTAACTACGGTAAAAAATAGTGGGAAAATATGATTAATGAGGAAATTGTGAAATCCACTGAGTGATAAACTTTTACCCGAATAATGATCtctattaaagaaaagaaatgaaggaaaaatatataaaagtaAAACCAAAGAAGCTTTTTCTAATTTATAAATCAGTCAAATAGACTTTTTTGCCtctgtttctttttcctctcaTTCACCATCAAACTAGCTGTTATTTTCTCCCAGATAGGAAATCAACAGTGAAACATATGCAGTTACCAAAGGCCCCCTTAATAAACAGCGACAGCTGTTCATGGGCAGTGGCTTACCGAACTAAATTAACGAAGATCAAACCCCATTTATGTAACTGTCGGGCGAAGCCAACCTTCCATCCTCACCTCAAAAAGCCTTGGCAGACGGAAAGCAAAGGAAGgaaggaagggaaaggcaaGGCCGCTATGTCTCTTTAGGCTAGATCAGACACACAGAGCAGGAGAGTGTGGGCGTTCTTGGTGACCCCAATTTGACccctcttccattctctctgtCCCTGTCCCTTATCTTTTACTCTAACTCCTCCTATTATTACTACTTGCCATTGCCATTGCCATTTGTAATCAATCACTCCACCATTACGAAGCAACCACTACTAGCTAGGCTGTATATCCAGCTCCATCACTCCCACCGACAAAAACCCAATGAGGAAAGAAGTCCCACCaccctcctcctccacctccgtCGCCGGCGGACCACCTCCACTCGCAAAGCTCGTCAGCAGCTGCTTCGAGAAGAAGCCACTCTTCCTCACATTGCTCGCCCTCACATTCGTCATGCTCGTCTGGAACCTCCCTCCTTACTACCAGAgcctcctctcctcctcctcctgctccGCCGCCATCGCTGCCGTCTCCGCCGCATCCAACATTACCAGCCTCCCCCTCACCGCATCCCCATTGCCGCTTAAGCAGCAGAAGCTCTCCTCCAGCGGTGGCTCCCCTAAGCCCGACCCCAACAAGCGGGTCTTCCAGTCTTACGGTAACGCCGCCGCGCTCTTCGTCCAAATGGGTGCATACCGCGGCGGCCCAAACACGTTCGCCGTCGTGGGCCTCGCCTCCAAGCCCATTCACGTCTACGGCCGCCCCTGGTTCAAATGCGAGTGGATCTCCACCAACGGCTCTTCCATCCGAGCCTTGGCTTACAAAATGCTTCCCGATTGGGGCTACGGCCGCGTCTACACCGTCGTCGTCGTCAACTGCACATTCCCGGTTAACCCCAACCACGACAACTCCGGCGGAAAGCTCACCGTGAACGCATACTACGGCGACAACCCAAGGAAGTTCGAGAAGTTCACCGCCTTGGAAGAAGCACCCGGCTCTTACAACGAGTCGAAATTCCACCCTCCCTATGAGTACGAGTACTTGTACTGCGGCTCTAGCCTTTACGGAAACCTCAGTgcatctaggatcaaggaatgGATGGCCTACCACGCATGGTTCTTCGGACCCAAGTCACATTTTGTGTTCCACGACGCGGGCGGGGTGTCGCCGGAGGCGAGGGCGGTGCTGGAGCCGTGGGTGAAAGCCGGGAGGGCGACGATTCAGGACATTAAAGACCAGGCGGAGTTTGATGGGTACTACTATAACCAGTTCTTGGTGGTGAATGATTGTTTGCATAAGTATAGATACGCTGCCAACTGGACATTTTACTTCGACGTGGATGAGTACATCTACTTGCCAGACGGGAATACTTTGGAATCGGTTCTGAATGAGTTTTCGGATTATACCCAGTTCACTATTGAGCAGAATCCAATGTCCAGTGCGCTCTGTCTCAACGATTCCACTCAGAACTATTCCAGGTCAGTACTAGTACTACGTCGCACAAAGTGTTTTACATTTCCAAATTTAGTTTTACAGAATTGTTGAGCCATTAATGTTCTAGTGCTACTGTGCTGCCCAACAAAGTCCGTGAGCTAATAGTAGCAAGTACCAAGTCGGAGGTGTAAAAGTTGGGTTTTAGGCACCTGAGCCTTCCTCAATTGCTTGCCTTTTCCTTTTTAGTACCCAATTCAGGTAACAACCTAGTCAAGGAACAGTTTCAATGGGGAAGTTGGGATTTGTTCCTCCAAATTGGACCCTTTTTCTTCGAGGCCTTGAAATCTATTGGTTATTAGCACCTTTGCTTTAGTTCTATGTTCATTGTCATTTTCATTGACATATGCGTGGTGAGTGAGTGGTGACGCACAGAGCTAACATTCTGAATTTACATATGTGACTTGACTGAAATTCAGGCAATGGGGGTTCGAGAAGCTGTTGTTCAGGGACTCGAGAACAGGACTCCGTCGGGATAGGAAGTATGCAATTCAGGCAAAGCAGGCGTACGCAACTGGGGTGCACATGTCCGAAAATGTGGCTGGGAAGACGTTGCACAAGACGGAGGACAAGATTCGTTATTATCACTACCACAATTCCATAACAGTACCGGGAGAGGTCTGCAGGGAGTTGGTGCCAATGTCGGCCAAGAACAACGTCACAATGTACAACAACCTCCCTTATGTTGTGGACGACAACATGAAGAAGCTGGCCAGCACCGTCAAAGAATTCGAGCGCAAAACCATTGGCGATGTACAGATGCCTCGGCCTGCCCACATCAACATTCCAAGGCACACATAAATCACATGATCGTAGATATATACAACTTCTAGACAATGTTATTCTCACTCTCGATTTGTCATTCTTACTATCTTGCGTGTACACGAAAGACAACAAATGGTGAATGGCGTGGTGTTCGCAAGCGTGCGTTTGTTGATGATTGTACATGGTCCATGAATCTACTTGGGTTGCCGACGCCATCAATTGAGTTCGTGGTCACGAATTGGTGCTAAACAAGagcaagagaaagaagaaggtcCCATGGTCCAGATTTGATTTCATTTGATTTGTCTGTCAATAGAATTAGAAGCCTAGGTAGTGAGAGTGAGGCGTCGGTCCATCCATTATTCCATTAATCCGTTACTATTCGAtctcttgtttctttcttttataaaACCAGAATATATATTAATTGTCTATTCATAATTATTGTCAAAATGGATTCTGTATAAAGGAGTTTGGTAAGGATTTATGCTCTCTACTTTTGATGGCTAATTTTGCTTTTCATAAAGTTCCCAAGTAATCAAGGAGAAACAACTATATATGCCATGTGATTCGTCGATACAATGATTAAAACAGGATCGTGTCCAATGAGTGATGAGGACATCTTTGAATGGTACAATAATTCACGGATGGAAAATCAATTCGTTACTCTTAACCGAAAAATCAGCCAGCTTTTTCACCAAGATTTTAATCATTGCTCTTGATCTTGATTTACTTCCGTTGAGAAGTTACATGAAAATTCCGCGCTACAAACACCGATGATTGCTATAAAGACAATTTTGGGAAATTTTGTTgctcactctttttttttttttttggtctgaatttGTTGCTCACTCTATTGCCAGTTTTGCTTCTTCTCTAGACTTGGTTCTTGCTAAATTGGATGCTCCTCCACTCTCTAATGAGCTATTTGTTTTTGAGGATTTGTTTGGGATTTCTTGATCCCGTGTTAATTTGCAGCAGTTGCTCATTTCTTTTTGGCCGTTGGCCCCCATTTTAcagaataaacaaaaaaaagaattcaTTTGTGTAAGGAAATAAAATCTAGAACACACATGAATGTTTTTCTACTTCAATTGTGTTTTAAACGCCTCTTTAAATGAcaaatccaaaaaccaaaaattgagaattagagcatctttagtaatGTTAGCAATttcagtcaaattttagctTAAGTAGCTAAAAATAACTATTTTTCAAATACATTTGCATTagttctctctattttagcttgttttgaatttatattatatattaataaaagaaaaaataatttaaatgcaTTTATTAATTAGCAAACCACACATAAGCCCTTGACAAAAGATAAATTCACAAATACATCCCTACTAGTTGATTTATAATTTATAAGGACAAAATTTTACACACAAGGACAAGTTGTTATTTTGTTGCATGTGTCAATAAGACATTTACAATTTTAACCTTCATGCATGGATAActaaatattaattaatttttttaattcaaacCCTTTTTAGTTCAAATCCTGCTAcggcactcgctgcactcatactcatccagttctgctactacacttgtactcgtgttctgctactgcactcgtccaatcctactATTGTACTCGCTGCACTCACCGGCGGATCCACATAGAGGCCAGTTTAGGCAGTTGCCTAGACTGGATTTTTGAATTTACACAGGTTTGGTATAGGCAAGGTATGTAAAAATG contains these protein-coding regions:
- the LOC112175099 gene encoding galactan beta-1,4-galactosyltransferase GALS1, coding for MRKEVPPPSSSTSVAGGPPPLAKLVSSCFEKKPLFLTLLALTFVMLVWNLPPYYQSLLSSSSCSAAIAAVSAASNITSLPLTASPLPLKQQKLSSSGGSPKPDPNKRVFQSYGNAAALFVQMGAYRGGPNTFAVVGLASKPIHVYGRPWFKCEWISTNGSSIRALAYKMLPDWGYGRVYTVVVVNCTFPVNPNHDNSGGKLTVNAYYGDNPRKFEKFTALEEAPGSYNESKFHPPYEYEYLYCGSSLYGNLSASRIKEWMAYHAWFFGPKSHFVFHDAGGVSPEARAVLEPWVKAGRATIQDIKDQAEFDGYYYNQFLVVNDCLHKYRYAANWTFYFDVDEYIYLPDGNTLESVLNEFSDYTQFTIEQNPMSSALCLNDSTQNYSRQWGFEKLLFRDSRTGLRRDRKYAIQAKQAYATGVHMSENVAGKTLHKTEDKIRYYHYHNSITVPGEVCRELVPMSAKNNVTMYNNLPYVVDDNMKKLASTVKEFERKTIGDVQMPRPAHINIPRHT